From a single Brassica napus cultivar Da-Ae chromosome C9, Da-Ae, whole genome shotgun sequence genomic region:
- the LOC106423158 gene encoding uncharacterized protein LOC106423158, translating into MELLQQLFPPNEVDRIKQIGVGRVKDREIWAFNKSGDYTVKSGCWLLTSVTSNRGDDHRVEDQAVIEIKKLIWKLPTIPKIRMFWWRAVSGALAVAERLTAHGMHVEQTCKLCNQDVETIQHVLFHCSKAQELWREFRLPLDYVFQDVSLIELFGSCLKFMEASTFNQERRQAIPWILWTIWKNRNSLLYAETQESPSLLVQRTLEEAALWNKLNKAESNGGQVQADMGMPKYWFPPTQGMIKCNLHASWRSDKQFIGVAWITRNHRGDVCMHARDALVPTSDKLAAEMECLLWVLRSLRDLRIEEASIGTESQKLIDAIKTPARWPRYR; encoded by the coding sequence ATGGAATTACTGCAGCAGCTCTTCCCACCAAATGAGGTGGATCGAATCAAACAGATTGGTGTTGGCAGAGTGAAAGACAGAGAGATATGGGCTTTCAACAAGTCAGGTGACTACACAGTTAAAAGTGGGTGCTGGCTCCTTACAAGCGTAACGTCAAACCGTGGAGACGATCACAGGGTAGAAGATCAGGCGGTAATTGAAATAAAGAAGCTTATTTGGAAGCTACCGACGATACCAAAGATTCGTATGTTTTGGTGGCGGGCGGTGTCTGGGGCTCTAGCTGTTGCAGAACGCCTTACAGCTCATGGTATGCATGTGGAACAAACATGTAAGTTGTGTAATCAAGATGTGGAGACAATACAACACGTTCTCTTCCACTGCAGTAAGGCACAAGAACTTTGGAGAGAGTTCCGTTTACCTCTGGATTATGTCTTTCAAGACGTTTCTTTGATTGAACTCTTTGGTAGCTGTTTGAAGTTCATGGAAGCGAGTACTTTTAATCAGGAACGGCGACAAGCAATCCCCTGGATCCTCTGGACGATATGGAAGAACAGAAACAGCTTGTTATATGCGGAGACACAAGAATCGCCATCCCTGTTGGTTCAGAGAACGCTAGAGGAAGCAGCTTTATGGAATAAACTGAACAAGGCGGAGAGTAATGGAGGGCAGGTGCAGGCTGATATGGGCATGCCAAAGTACTGGTTTCCGCCAACACAAGGTATGATAAAATGCAACCTTCATGCTAGCTGGAGAAGTGATAAACAATTCATAGGAGTAGCTTGGATCACACGAAATCATCGAGGAGATGTGTGTATGCATGCAAGAGACGCACTCGTACCTACCTCGGACAAACTGGCGGCTGAAATGGAGTGTCTATTGTGGGTACTTCGAAGCCTAAGGGATCTGAGAATAGAAGAGGCCAGTATTGGAACTGAATCTCAAAAGCTGATAGATGCAATAAAAACTCCTGCTCGCTGGCCAAGATATAGGTGA
- the LOC111213977 gene encoding receptor-like protein kinase THESEUS 1: MVFIITKPFLVLLLLLLFLSCYTSSALFTPPDNYLISCGSSQNITYQGRTFVPDSLHPSLVLKTGNSSVATTSSSNASISIYQTARVFSGLASYRFKITSLGRHWIRLHFSPINWNLNSASITVVTDDFVLLNNFSFKSHNGSYIFKEYAVNVTSDLLTLTFIPWNGSVVFVNAIEVVSVPDSLIPDQALALNPSSPFSGLSHLAFETVYRLNMGGPLLTSENDTLGRQWENDAKYLHVNSSVLVVTANPSSIKYSASVTQETAPNMVYATADTMGEEANVASPSFNVTWVLPVEPEFRYFVRVHFCDVVSQALNTLVFNLYVNDDLALGSLDLSTLTNGLNVPYFKDFISNASVESPRVLTVSVGPDSQADITNATMNGLEVLKICNEAKSLSGLSSVKSLLPGGSDSKKTEVIIGSAVGAFAAVLLIAVCCYCCLAASRKKRLTSPQEGGNGNGNGNGHPWLPLPLYGLSQTLTKSTASHKSNTASCISLASTHLGRVFMFQEIMDATNKFDESSLLGVGGFGRVYKGTLEDGTKVAVKRGNPRSEQGMAEFRTEIEMLSKLRHRHLVSLIGYCDERSEMILVYEYMANGPLRSHLYGAELPPLSWKQRLEICIGAARGLHYLHTGASQSIIHRDVKTTNILLDENLVAKVADFGLSKTGPSLDQTHVSTAVKGSFGYLDPEYFRRQQLTEKSDVYSFGVVLMEVLCCRPALNPVLPREQVNIAEWAMAWQKKGLLDQIMDSYLTGKVNPASLKKFGETAEKCLAEYGVDRPSMGDVLWNLEYALQLEETSSALMEADDNSTNHIPGIPMAPMEPFDNSMSMMERGGGNSGTGTDDDAEDATTSAVFSQLVHPRGR; encoded by the coding sequence ATGGTGTTCATCATTACAAAACCATTTCTtgtcctccttcttcttcttttgttcctTTCTTGTTATACTTCATCTGCTTTGTTCACTCCGCCTGACAACTACTTGATTTCTTGCGGCTCATCGCAAAACATAACCTACCAAGGCAGAACCTTTGTTCCAGATTCTCTCCACCCATCTCTCGTCCTCAAAACCGGAAACTCCTCCGTAGCAACAACATCCAGCTCCAACGCCAGCATCTCGATCTACCAAACCGCTCGCGTCTTCTCCGGTTTAGCCTCGTACCGGTTCAAAATCACATCATTGGGTCGACATTGGATCCGTCTCCATTTCTCACCAATCAACTGGAACTTGAACTCCGCGTCAATCACAGTCGTAACAGACGACTTCGTCCTCCTGAACAACTTCTCATTCAAGAGCCACAACGGGTCCTACATCTTCAAAGAGTACGCAGTCAACGTCACTTCAGATCTCTTGACCTTGACTTTCATCCCTTGGAACGGTTCGGTAGTGTTCGTCAACGCGATTGAAGTCGTCTCTGTTCCGGACAGCCTCATCCCCGACCAAGCTCTGGCTCTAAACCCTTCCTctcctttcagcggtctctcccACCTCGCGTTCGAAACAGTCTACAGATTAAACATGGGAGGACCGTTGTTGACTTCGGAGAACGACACTCTGGGGAGACAATGGGAGAACGACGCCAAGTATCTCCACGTGAACAGCTCCGTTCTCGTCGTGACGGCGAACCCTTCTTCGATCAAGTACTCTGCTTCCGTGACGCAAGAGACAGCTCCCAACATGGTTTACGCTACCGCTGACACGATGGGCGAAGAAGCGAACGTAGCGAGCCCGAGCTTCAACGTGACTTGGGTTCTCCCTGTGGAGCCAGAGTTCAGGTACTTTGTCCGTGTTCATTTCTGCGATGTCGTGAGCCAAGCTCTGAACACGCTCGTCTTCAATCTTTATGTTAACGATGATCTTGCTCTCGGAAGCCTTGATTTGTCCACGTTGACTAATGGTCTTAACGTTCCTTACTTTAAAGACTTTATCTCCAACGCTTCCGTTGAGTCTCCCCGTGTGTTGACCGTTAGCGTTGGTCCTGATTCTCAAGCTGATATCACCAACGCCACTATGAATGGGTTAGAGGTTTTGAAGATTTGTAACGAAGCTAAGAGCTTAAGCGGTTTGTCTTCAGTTAAGTCTCTCCTCCCTGGAGGATCAGATTCCAAGAAAACGGAAGTGATCATCGGTTCCGCGGTTGGCGCGTTTGCAGCGGTTCTGCTAATCGCGGTTTGTTGCTACTGCTGTTTAGCCGCTTCGAGGAAGAAACGTTTGACGAGTCCTCAAGAAGGCGGTAACGGTAACGGTAACGGTAACGGACATCCGTGGTTGCCTTTGCCGTTATACGGACTCTCTCAGACTCTCACCAAATCAACAGCTTCTCACAAGAGCAACACCGCGAGCTGCATCTCCCTAGCTTCGACTCATCTCGGCCGTGTCTTTATGTTTCAAGAAATCATGGACGCTACCAACAAGTTCGACGAGAGCTCGCTGCTCGGTGTCGGCGGGTTCGGTCGCGTCTACAAAGGGACGTTAGAGGACGGGACTAAAGTCGCGGTTAAGAGAGGGAACCCGAGGTCTGAGCAAGGCATGGCTGAGTTCAGAACCGAGATCGAAATGCTGTCCAAACTCAGACACAGACACCTAGTATCCCTGATTGGTTACTGCGACGAGAGGTCGGAGATGATTCTTGTCTACGAGTACATGGCCAATGGACCGTTGAGGAGTCATCTCTACGGAGCTGAGCTTCCTCCGTTGTCGTGGAAACAAAGACTAGAGATCTGCATCGGCGCGGCGAGAGGGCTGCATTACCTACACACCGGCGCGTCGCAGAGCATCATACACCGCGACGTGAAGACAACAAACATCTTACTAGATGAGAACTTAGTGGCGAAAGTCGCGGACTTTGGTCTGTCCAAAACCGGACCTTCGCTCGACCAAACCCATGTGAGCACTGCGGTTAAAGGAAGCTTCGGGTATCTCGACCCGGAGTACTTCAGGAGACAGCAGTTAACCGAGAAGTCAGACGTGTACTCGTTCGGGGTTGTTTTGATGGAAGTGCTCTGCTGCAGACCGGCTTTAAACCCGGTTTTGCCTAGGGAGCAAGTGAACATAGCTGAATGGGCCATGGCGTGGCAGAAGAAGGGTCTTCTCGATCAGATCATGGACAGTTACTTAACAGGGAAAGTGAACCCTGCGTCGCTTAAGAAGTTTGGTGAAACTGCGGAGAAGTGTTTGGCGGAGTACGGTGTTGATAGGCCGTCCATGGGAGATGTGTTGTGGAACTTGGAGTACGCGTTGCAGCTTGAAGAGACGTCGTCGGCTTTGATGGAGGCTGATGATAATAGTACGAACCATATCCCTGGGATACCGATGGCGCCAATGGAGCCGTTTGATAATAGTATGAGTATGATGGAGAGAGGAGGAGGTAACTCCGGGACGGGGACTGATGATGATGCGGAAGATGCTACTACGAGTGCTGTGTTTTCGCAGCTTGTTCATCCTCGTGGAAGGTAG